In one window of Mesoplodon densirostris isolate mMesDen1 chromosome 4, mMesDen1 primary haplotype, whole genome shotgun sequence DNA:
- the BAMBI gene encoding BMP and activin membrane-bound inhibitor homolog isoform X2, with amino-acid sequence MCKSELSACFSRLLDPQNTHSPLTHGCLDSLSSTADVCQARQAHNHSGSPAPTLECCHEDMCNYRGLQAVLAPPKGEASGQGNRYQHDGSRNLITKVQELTSSRELWFRAAVIAVPIAGGLILVLLIMLALRMLRSESKRLQDQRQQMLSRLHYSFHGHHSKKGQVAKLDLECMVPVTGHENCCLTCDKTRQADLSHDRILSLVHWGMYSGHGKLEFV; translated from the exons ATGTGTAAATCGGAGCTGAGCGCCTGCTTCTCCAGACTTCTTGATCCTCAGAACACACATTCCCCTCTCACGCATGGCTGCCTGGACTCTCTCTCAAGCACAGCAGATGTCTGCCAAGCCAGACAGGCCCACAACCACTCTGGCAGCCCTGCGCCCACGCTGGAGTGCTGTCACGAGGACATGTGCAATTACAGGGGGCTGCAGGCCGTCCTCGCCCCTCCCAAGGGGGAGGCCTCAG GACAAGGGAACAGGTATCAGCATGACGGGAGCAGAAACCTCATCACCAAAGTGCAGGAGCTGACATCCTCCCGAGAGCTGTGGTTCCGGGCGGCGGTGATCGCCGTTCCCATCGCTGGGGGGCTGATCCTCGTGTTGCTCATTATGTTGGCCTTGAGGATGCTGCGGAGCGAGAGCAAGAGGCTACAGGACCAGCGGCAGCAGATGCTGTCCCGTTTGCACTACAGCTTTCACGGGCACCACTCCAAAAAGGGGCAGGTGGCAAAGCTAGACTTGGAGTGCATGGTGCCCGTGACCGGCCATGAGAACTGCTGTCTGACCTGCGACAAGACGAGACAGGCTGATCTCAGCCACGACCGGATCCTGTCGCTTGTGCACTGGGGCATGTACAGTGGGCACGGGAAGCTGGAGTTCGTATGA
- the BAMBI gene encoding BMP and activin membrane-bound inhibitor homolog isoform X1, translating into MDRHSSYIFIWLQLELCAMAVLLTKGEIRCYCDAAHCVATGYMCKSELSACFSRLLDPQNTHSPLTHGCLDSLSSTADVCQARQAHNHSGSPAPTLECCHEDMCNYRGLQAVLAPPKGEASGQGNRYQHDGSRNLITKVQELTSSRELWFRAAVIAVPIAGGLILVLLIMLALRMLRSESKRLQDQRQQMLSRLHYSFHGHHSKKGQVAKLDLECMVPVTGHENCCLTCDKTRQADLSHDRILSLVHWGMYSGHGKLEFV; encoded by the exons ATGGATCGCCACTCCAGCTACATCTTCATCTGGCTGCAGCTCGAGCTCTGCGCCATGGCCGTGCTGCTGACCAAAG GTGAAATCAGATGCTACTGCGATGCCGCCCACTGCGTGGCTACTGGTTATATGTGTAAATCGGAGCTGAGCGCCTGCTTCTCCAGACTTCTTGATCCTCAGAACACACATTCCCCTCTCACGCATGGCTGCCTGGACTCTCTCTCAAGCACAGCAGATGTCTGCCAAGCCAGACAGGCCCACAACCACTCTGGCAGCCCTGCGCCCACGCTGGAGTGCTGTCACGAGGACATGTGCAATTACAGGGGGCTGCAGGCCGTCCTCGCCCCTCCCAAGGGGGAGGCCTCAG GACAAGGGAACAGGTATCAGCATGACGGGAGCAGAAACCTCATCACCAAAGTGCAGGAGCTGACATCCTCCCGAGAGCTGTGGTTCCGGGCGGCGGTGATCGCCGTTCCCATCGCTGGGGGGCTGATCCTCGTGTTGCTCATTATGTTGGCCTTGAGGATGCTGCGGAGCGAGAGCAAGAGGCTACAGGACCAGCGGCAGCAGATGCTGTCCCGTTTGCACTACAGCTTTCACGGGCACCACTCCAAAAAGGGGCAGGTGGCAAAGCTAGACTTGGAGTGCATGGTGCCCGTGACCGGCCATGAGAACTGCTGTCTGACCTGCGACAAGACGAGACAGGCTGATCTCAGCCACGACCGGATCCTGTCGCTTGTGCACTGGGGCATGTACAGTGGGCACGGGAAGCTGGAGTTCGTATGA